A single region of the Acidobacteriota bacterium genome encodes:
- a CDS encoding membrane dipeptidase produces the protein MEISERAAALHRESIVIDGHCDILIPVSDGKVKLDQGVELPDSEGWQPPLGFDIGPFALFGMSAHTVWFGCMGQYDLRRWREGGITSQLCAVYLDDEQLNSPLHRGLEMTWNLHHEVERLDDLVLATSVAEIRQAKKDGRVALVFSFEGCEALGADPRFLDLYYKLGLRVASLTHTRRNIYADGCWAADDQGGLTAAGKALIDRMAELNIIVDLVHIGERGFWEILDRVDRPVILSHTTPTMFPNSDPESRLGGGTLPRTRLELPRDRKMLEALAENGGVLGLIHITHRNLSEVVDDIETALDVMGPDHIGMGSDHYGLELAPEGLEHIGKVPAITEELVRRGHSDETIRKFLGENYLRVFEEVWGQ, from the coding sequence ATGGAGATCTCTGAGCGCGCCGCCGCTCTTCACCGCGAATCGATCGTGATCGACGGTCACTGCGACATCCTGATTCCCGTCAGCGACGGCAAGGTGAAGCTTGACCAAGGGGTCGAACTCCCCGACTCAGAGGGCTGGCAGCCGCCGCTCGGATTCGACATCGGCCCCTTCGCCCTGTTCGGGATGTCGGCGCACACCGTCTGGTTCGGCTGCATGGGCCAGTACGACCTGCGGCGCTGGCGGGAAGGCGGCATCACCTCGCAGCTCTGCGCGGTCTACCTCGACGACGAGCAGCTCAACAGCCCGCTCCACCGCGGCCTCGAGATGACCTGGAACCTGCACCACGAGGTCGAGCGGCTCGACGACCTGGTGCTCGCCACCTCGGTGGCCGAGATCCGCCAGGCCAAGAAGGACGGACGCGTCGCGCTCGTCTTCTCCTTCGAGGGCTGCGAGGCGCTGGGCGCGGACCCGCGCTTCCTCGACCTCTACTACAAGCTCGGGCTGCGGGTGGCCAGCCTGACCCACACCCGCCGCAACATCTACGCCGACGGCTGCTGGGCCGCCGACGATCAGGGCGGGCTGACGGCGGCCGGCAAGGCCCTCATCGACCGCATGGCGGAACTGAACATCATCGTCGACCTGGTGCACATCGGCGAACGCGGCTTCTGGGAGATCCTCGACCGGGTCGACCGTCCGGTCATCCTCTCCCACACGACGCCCACCATGTTTCCCAACAGCGACCCGGAGTCCCGCCTCGGCGGAGGCACCCTTCCGCGAACACGCCTGGAGCTACCGCGCGACCGGAAGATGCTGGAGGCACTCGCAGAGAACGGCGGCGTGCTGGGCCTGATCCACATCACCCACCGCAACCTGTCCGAGGTCGTCGACGACATCGAGACCGCGCTCGACGTGATGGGCCCGGACCACATCGGCATGGGCAGCGACCACTACGGCCTCGAACTCGCGCCCGAGGGCCTGGAGCACATAGGCAAGGTCCCCGCCATCACCGAGGAGCTGGTCCGCCGTGGCCACAGCGACGAGACGATTCGCAAGTTCCTCGGCGAGAACTACCTCCGCGTCTTCGAGGAAGTCTGGGGGCAGTAA